One Pyrus communis chromosome 4, drPyrComm1.1, whole genome shotgun sequence genomic region harbors:
- the LOC137732126 gene encoding uncharacterized protein — MEDFSEELEPLFDYSRVQPVNLICLDDDELDAPSASPPKRREISDSAVEKVDEPVKVVNVISCEDKEEEDWLRPPPKVSAGTKRKGEDSTIMELRKKKQELASFAQSAENVLRSVEESVKRELSSSLEAVEEQPPKPRPERNKIVISIQDKDGVKQFRIYADDKFERLFKMYADNVKLDLQSLVFCFDGDKIGPAATPDALGMEENDIIEVHFTSR, encoded by the exons ATG GAGGATTTTTCCGAAGAGCTCGAGCCCTTATTCGATTACAGTCGCGTTCAGCCCGTCAATCTAATATGCCTCGACG ACGATGAATTAGATGCTCCGTCAGCTTCTCCTCCGAAAAGGAGGGAAATTTCCGATTCCGCG GTTGAGAAGGTTGACGAACCTGTGAAGGTAGTGAATGTTATTAGTTGTGAAGATAAGGAAGAGGAGGACTGGTTACGTCCTCCACCCAAGGTTTCTGCCGGCACTAAGCGGAAGGGTGAGGATTCTACCATAATGGAACTGAG GAAAAAGAAGCAAGAGCTGGCATCATTTGCACAATCAGCTGAAAATGTGTTGAGGTCGGTAGAGGAGTCTGTGAAAAGAGAACTTAGTAGCTCATTGGAGGCTGTTGAAGAACAACCTCCAAAGCCCCGCCCTGAAAGAAACAAAATAGTTATATCTATTCAAGACAAAGATGGAGTTAAGCAGTTCCGTATCTATGCG GACGACAAGTTTGAGCGGCTCTTCAAAATGTATGCTGATAATGTTAAACTTGACCTTCAGAGTCTGGTGTTTTGTTTTGATGGGGACAAAATAGGTCCAGCTGCTACGCCTGATGCCCTTGGGATGGAGGAAAATGACATTATTGAAGTGCATTTTACCTCGAGATGA
- the LOC137732230 gene encoding amino-acid permease BAT1 homolog isoform X1, which translates to MVSGGGDRMELPSHQPPNGGVSQDSGHARLHELGYKQELKRDLSLLSNFAFSFSIISVLTGVTTLYNTGLRYGGPVSFVYGWFITGVFTIFVGLSMGEICSSYPTSGGLYYWSAKLAGPKWAPFASWLTGWFNIVGQWAVTTSVDFSLAQLINVIVLLSSRGGNGGGGTSINKYGTIGIHAGILFLHALINSLPISYLSLFGQVAAAWNVAGVFLLMILIPCVATERASAKFVFTHFNTDNGEGVSNKFHIFVLGLLLSQYTITGYDASAHMTEETKSADTNGPKGIISSIVISIIVGWGYILGITFAVTDIPYLLDENNEAGGYAIAEIFYLAFKSRYGSGVGGIVCLGVVAVAIFFCGMSSVTSNSRMAYAFSRDGAMPLSPFWHKVNKHEVPVNAVWLSAFISFCMALTSLGSLVAFNAMVSIATIGLYIAYALPIFFRVTMARKSFVPGPFNLGRYGVPIGWISVLWVATISVLFSLPVAYPITIETLNYTPIAVGGLLIVTVLAWILSARHWFKGPITNIEA; encoded by the exons ATGGTGTCTGGTGGCGGTGACAGAATGGAACTGCCGTCTCATCAGCCTCCAAACGGCGGCGTTTCACAGGATTCCGGCCACGCCCGCCTCCACGAACTCGGCTACAAGCAAGAGCTCAAGCGTGACCTATC GCTGCTTTCGAATTTTGCGTTTTCGTTTTCCATCATATCGGTGCTCACCGGAGTGACCACTCTGTATAATACTGGGCTGAGATACGGCGGCCCTGTGTCTTTCGTTTATGGGTGGTTTATAACGGGTGTCTTCACCATCTTCGTTGGGTTGTCAATGGGGGAGATTTGCTCTTCGTACCCAACTTCTGGGGGTCTGTACTACTGGAGTGCCAAGCTTGCTGGCCCCAAATGGGCACCCTTTGCTTCTTGGCTCACTGGCTG GTTCAACATAGTTGGTCAG TGGGCAGTTACAACTAGCGTGGATTTCTCACTTGCACAGCTGATTAACGTGATCGTTCTCCTTAGCTCGCGTGGAGGGAATGGCGGTGGTGGCACTTCGATAAATAAGTATGGAACCATTGGTATCCATGCAGGAATCTTGTTTCTACATGCTCTTATAAACAGTCTGCCCATCTCGTACCTATCTTTGTTTGGACAAGTCGCTGCTGCGTGGAATGTTGCAG GCGTCTTTCTCCTCATGATTCTCATACCCTGTGTTGCAACGGAGAGGGCCAGTGCGAAGTTTGTATTCACTCACTTCAACACCGATAACGGGGAGGGAGTCAGCAACAAATTTCACATTTTTGTTCTGGGACTTCTGTTGAGTCAATATACCATAACTGGCTATGATGCTTCTGCCCATATG ACAGAGGAAACCAAGAGTGCTGATACGAATGGACCAAAAGGAATAATTAGTTCCATCGTGATATCCATTATCGTTGGATGGGGTTACATACTCGGCATCACCTTTGCAGTTACTGACATCCCGTACCTTTTGGATGAGAACAATGAAGCTGGCGGTTATGCCATTGCTGAAATATTTTACCTTGCATTCAAGAGTAGATACGGCAGTGGAGTTGGAGGAATTGTATGCTTGGGAGTGGTTGCGGTTGCCATATTCTTCTGTGGTATGAGTTCAGTTACTAGCAACTCCAG GATGGCGTATGCATTCTCTAGAGATGGAGCCATGCCATTATCACCCTTTTGGCATAAAGTGAACAAACACGAAGTCCCCGTAAACGCTGTTTGGCTTTCAGCTTTCATATCGTTTTGCATGGCACTAACA TCTCTCGGAAGCCTTGTGGCATTCAATGCCATGGTTTCTATAGCAACCATTGGACTGTACATTGCTTATGCCCTACCCATCTTCTTTAGGGTGACCATGGCACGCAAATCCTTTGTCCCGGGACCTTTCAACTTGGGACGCTACGGGGTCCCTATTGGTTGGATTTCAGTTCTTTGGGTAGCAACTATCTCTGTCCTCTTCTCATTGCCCGTGGCCTATCCAATTACCATCGAGACACTTAACTATACTCCCATTGCTGTTGGCGGTTTGCTGATCGTCACAGTTTTAGCTTGGATACTGAGCGCTCGGCACTGGTTTAAAGGTCCTATAACGAACATAGAAGCATGA
- the LOC137732230 gene encoding amino-acid permease BAT1 homolog isoform X2, which translates to MEEEGDPNQPLLGGDAISSDDTRLNQLGYKQELSRHLSALANFSMTFSIISVLTGLNTTYSVGLRYGGPVTMVYGWPVVGFLTLLVGLSMAEICSAFPTSGGLYFWSAKLAGKRWGPFASWLTGWFNIVGQWAVTTSVDFSLAQLINVIVLLSSRGGNGGGGTSINKYGTIGIHAGILFLHALINSLPISYLSLFGQVAAAWNVAGVFLLMILIPCVATERASAKFVFTHFNTDNGEGVSNKFHIFVLGLLLSQYTITGYDASAHMTEETKSADTNGPKGIISSIVISIIVGWGYILGITFAVTDIPYLLDENNEAGGYAIAEIFYLAFKSRYGSGVGGIVCLGVVAVAIFFCGMSSVTSNSRMAYAFSRDGAMPLSPFWHKVNKHEVPVNAVWLSAFISFCMALTSLGSLVAFNAMVSIATIGLYIAYALPIFFRVTMARKSFVPGPFNLGRYGVPIGWISVLWVATISVLFSLPVAYPITIETLNYTPIAVGGLLIVTVLAWILSARHWFKGPITNIEA; encoded by the exons ATGGAGGAGGAGGGAGATCCTAATCAGCCTCTTCTAGGCGGAGACGCCATTTCTTCCGACGACACTCGCCTGAACCAGCTCGGTTACAAGCAAGAGCTCAGTCGTCACCTCTC GGCATTAGCCAACTTCTCGATGACTTTCTCCATCATATCGGTTCTGACTGGTCTCAACACAACGTACAGTGTGGGCCTCAGATATGGTGGGCCCGTTACCATGGTCTACGGGTGGCCCGTAGTGGGCTTTCTCACACTTCTGGTGGGCCTGTCCATGGCCGAGATTTGCTCTGCTTTTCCAACTTCTGGTGGGCTCTACTTCTGGAGCGCCAAACTCGCTGGCAAACGGTGGGGCCCCTTCGCTTCTTGGCTAACTGGCTG GTTCAACATAGTTGGTCAG TGGGCAGTTACAACTAGCGTGGATTTCTCACTTGCACAGCTGATTAACGTGATCGTTCTCCTTAGCTCGCGTGGAGGGAATGGCGGTGGTGGCACTTCGATAAATAAGTATGGAACCATTGGTATCCATGCAGGAATCTTGTTTCTACATGCTCTTATAAACAGTCTGCCCATCTCGTACCTATCTTTGTTTGGACAAGTCGCTGCTGCGTGGAATGTTGCAG GCGTCTTTCTCCTCATGATTCTCATACCCTGTGTTGCAACGGAGAGGGCCAGTGCGAAGTTTGTATTCACTCACTTCAACACCGATAACGGGGAGGGAGTCAGCAACAAATTTCACATTTTTGTTCTGGGACTTCTGTTGAGTCAATATACCATAACTGGCTATGATGCTTCTGCCCATATG ACAGAGGAAACCAAGAGTGCTGATACGAATGGACCAAAAGGAATAATTAGTTCCATCGTGATATCCATTATCGTTGGATGGGGTTACATACTCGGCATCACCTTTGCAGTTACTGACATCCCGTACCTTTTGGATGAGAACAATGAAGCTGGCGGTTATGCCATTGCTGAAATATTTTACCTTGCATTCAAGAGTAGATACGGCAGTGGAGTTGGAGGAATTGTATGCTTGGGAGTGGTTGCGGTTGCCATATTCTTCTGTGGTATGAGTTCAGTTACTAGCAACTCCAG GATGGCGTATGCATTCTCTAGAGATGGAGCCATGCCATTATCACCCTTTTGGCATAAAGTGAACAAACACGAAGTCCCCGTAAACGCTGTTTGGCTTTCAGCTTTCATATCGTTTTGCATGGCACTAACA TCTCTCGGAAGCCTTGTGGCATTCAATGCCATGGTTTCTATAGCAACCATTGGACTGTACATTGCTTATGCCCTACCCATCTTCTTTAGGGTGACCATGGCACGCAAATCCTTTGTCCCGGGACCTTTCAACTTGGGACGCTACGGGGTCCCTATTGGTTGGATTTCAGTTCTTTGGGTAGCAACTATCTCTGTCCTCTTCTCATTGCCCGTGGCCTATCCAATTACCATCGAGACACTTAACTATACTCCCATTGCTGTTGGCGGTTTGCTGATCGTCACAGTTTTAGCTTGGATACTGAGCGCTCGGCACTGGTTTAAAGGTCCTATAACGAACATAGAAGCATGA
- the LOC137731252 gene encoding two-component response regulator ORR27-like, producing the protein MANISMPDKDRFSLLRVLHENEIPVIFMSSEVNIDVAKKALAEGACFFLQKPVSSEDLKNVWQHAYRKVRNPRRDTHKTNCGKKIHEAGGVLRPPTGGIRIHEVGGVSRLPTGRDLCLDTQDTRNEPQIAAENYTQGALGINRPVDDKEDQEKAKKVKLNTQQDCDEEGMENQDCDDSSKQKKRHPVWTTELHLKFTAAISALGDQKARPRRILKWMNVADITVRQVASHLQSEGFMLGSFSFQRYRKNVHRIQEVGTTSLPSLGKSSIWNNRNEFPPARQTSLVCRRYEQGTSSSGAQGNPTQLMTPNSFTGFNDYGRQNLYTEHRVMSHNTNHQSESLYDFYLRTQGKFENLDQILETNSFTLGADMNEIERNQPLGLEEIMFKASERNLQSTNYMTPEFGSPYIPANTFQVLNASVSMNQAQNYCPEPTAPFNAQNQDHFSAEATRTAEVGLNQAQFYAPAPTTPINSQNQSHFSAEATRTTEVGMNQAQYYAPAPTTPINSQNQNHFSAEATGTTEVGMNQAQFYAPALTTPINSQNQNYFSADVMGTTEAGMNQPQYYTPAPTAPLYFQSQNHFSAEVTGTTDVLEVVPEQIPSVNATNAETFPSNFTGGSQELDAAAREAHPASSNNNQPMSEYDDLLKLLEEDPEKFNWFEPFDSAPNAGDANCCRE; encoded by the exons ATGGCTAACATCAGCATGCCAGATAAAGACAGATTTTCGCTTTTACGGGTGCTTCATGAGAACGAGATTCCTGTCATAT TCATGTCCTCCGAAGTGAATATTGATGTCGCCAAGAAGGCCCTGGCTGAAGGAGCATGCTTTTTTCTTCAGAAACCAGTTTCTTCAGAGGATCTGAAAAATGTGTGGCAACACGCTTATCGGAAGGTAAGGAACCCAAGGAGGGACACACATAAAACAAATTGTGGCAAGAAGATTCACGAGGCCGGTGGTGTTCTTAGACCTCCCACTGGAGGTATTAGAATCCATGAGGTTGGCGGTGTGTCTAGGCTTCCCACTGGACGCGATTTGTGTCTTGACACACAAGACACTCGCAATGAACCGCAGATAGCCGCAGAGAATTATACACAAGGAGCATTGGGGATAAACAGACCGGTCGATGATAAAGAAGACCAAGAAAAAGCGAAGAAGGTTAAACTAAACACACAGCAAGATTGCGATGAGGAAGGAATGGAAAATCAAGATTGCGATGACAGCTCCAAACAGAAGAAGCGGCACCCCGTTTGGACAACGGAACTTCATCTCAAGTTTACAGCAGCCATAAGTGCGTTAGGAGATCAAA AAGCTCGTCCTAGAAGGATTCTGAAATGGATGAATGTGGCTGATATAACGGTGCGCCAGGTTGCAAGCCATCTGCAG TCAGAAGGATTTATGTTAGGTTCTTTTTCCTTCCAGAGATATAGAAAAAACGTACACCGGATTCAGGAGGTTGGCACGACGAGCTTACCTTCATTGGGCAAATCATCCATTTGGAATAACAGAAATGAATTTCCACCAGCAAGGCAGACTTCTCTGGTATGCCGCCGGTACGAACAAGGGACTTCAAGTTCTGGAGCTCAAGGCAATCCAACGCAATTAATGACTCCGAATTCTTTCACTGGATTCAATGACTACGGAAGGCAGAATCTGTATACAGAACACAGAGTCATGTCTCACAACACAAATCATCAAAGCGAAAGCCTCTATGACTTTTATCTGAGAACTCAAGGAAAGTTTGAGAATTTGGACCAGATATTAGAAACAAACAGTTTCACACTAGGTGCTGACATGAATGAAATCGAGAGAAACCAACCACTTGGATTAGAAGAGATCATGTTTAAAGCAAGCGAAAGAAACTTACAGAGTACGAACTACATGACACCAGAGTTTGGTTCTCCCTACATACCAGCAAATACTTTTCAGGTCCTGAATGCGTCTGTCAGTATGAATCAAGCGCAGAATTATTGTCCAGAACCGACTGCTCCGTTCAATGCTCAAAATCAGGACCATTTTTCAGCAGAAGCCACGAGAACAGCTGAAGTAGGCCTGAATCAAGCGCAGTTTTATGCTCCAGCGCCGACAACTCCTATCAATTCCCAAAATCAGAGCCATTTTTCAGCAGAAGCCACGAGAACAACTGAAGTAG GCATGAATCAAGCGCAGTATTATGCTCCAGCGCCGACAACTCCTATCAATTCCCAAAATCAGAACCATTTTTCAGCAGAAGCCACGGGAACAACTGAAGTAGGCATGAATCAAGCGCAGTTTTATGCTCCAGCGCTGACTACTCCTATCAATTCCCAAAATCAGAACTACTTTTCAGCGGATGTCATGGGAACAACTGAAGCAGGCATGAATCAACCACAGTATTATACTCCAGCCCCGACTGCCCCACTCTACTTCCAAAGTCAGAACCACTTTTCAGCGGAAGTCACCGGAACAACTGACGTACTTGAGGTTGTGCCGGAACAGATACCTTCAGTCAATGCAACCAATGCAGAAACATTTCCATCAAACTTTACCGGTGGAAGCCAAGAGCTGGATGCTGCAGCAAGAGAGGCTCATCCAGCTAGTTCAAACAATAACCAACCCATGTCGGAGTATGATGATCTGTTGAAGCTGCTTGAAGAAGATCCAGAGAAGTTCAACTGGTTTGAGCCGTTTGACAGTGCACCAAATGCAGGTGATGCCAATTGTTGCCGTGAATGA